In the Chryseobacterium sp. MYb264 genome, one interval contains:
- a CDS encoding type II toxin-antitoxin system RelE/ParE family toxin — MSKKIYILSEIADKDLEDIFDYTLAEFGLDQAERYLLEFEKSFQNLLLNPQLGKKRDEIKKGLYSLPKDNHIIFYRILQNNIKIVRILHGSRDIPKYF, encoded by the coding sequence ATGTCTAAAAAAATCTATATTTTATCAGAAATTGCTGATAAAGATTTGGAAGATATTTTTGATTACACTTTGGCTGAATTTGGATTGGACCAAGCTGAAAGATATCTTTTGGAATTTGAAAAAAGTTTTCAAAATTTACTTTTAAATCCACAATTAGGAAAAAAAAGAGATGAAATAAAAAAAGGCTTATATAGTCTGCCGAAAGACAATCATATTATATTTTATCGAATTTTACAGAATAATATCAAAATTGTTAGAATTTTGCATGGAAGCAGAGATATTCCAAAATATTTTTAA
- a CDS encoding type II toxin-antitoxin system ParD family antitoxin, translating into MNVSFTKKQEEYISNQIESGDFQNASEVVRDALRLHEVYRHRVIQDLKAEIEKGWSDASSSRSVKDIIQDKKDKISNV; encoded by the coding sequence ATGAATGTCAGTTTTACAAAAAAGCAGGAAGAATATATTTCAAATCAGATAGAATCAGGCGATTTTCAGAACGCAAGTGAGGTTGTTCGCGATGCTTTGCGACTTCACGAAGTTTATCGCCACCGAGTTATTCAGGATTTGAAAGCAGAAATAGAAAAAGGTTGGAGCGATGCCTCAAGCTCTCGTTCTGTAAAGGACATTATCCAAGATAAAAAAGATAAAATCAGTAATGTCTAA